A window of the Rhodoluna limnophila genome harbors these coding sequences:
- a CDS encoding MMPL family transporter has product MNRLGSFLVRHSKLALFGFISLILLSSVWGFQSFGQLKAGGYENPYSDSTKVMDILTDTYEESTPEVVIVVDFEAGVDAESSATSTNNLVKELREVSGVDSVDSYYSLGRPASLISDDGKATYVFVDVEDDVTQATVAAGIADEFSGEYETAQVYVAGFATVTASINSVIEHDLARTEAIAVPLTIILLVFVFGSLMASGLPLLVGGLAIIGSFFFVWISTQVTDTSVFALNLITGLGLGLGIDYALLMVNRFREERAVGKSVADATVRTVESAGRTVLFSGLTVAIVLASLFFFPQYFLKSFALGGVVVVLLSVAAALIALPAMLNLMGDRVNKWRIIKRDLTPKESGAWGNIARFVMKRPVAVLLVATLALGGLASLSVNAQFGQVDDRILPQSEPAAIASNVIRDRFTAKEGSPIEIILDGASASQVEQYVLELSELDHIVSVRSSVGFAAEGAMLPQFGPGIEAYANGNYQRVTAIHDIDSRSPEGVAITDAIRAIETPDYEVLVGGSAAIYTDSQRGIEEQLPTALIWIVVSTLVLLFLFTGSVLLPIKAVLLNILSLGATIGFITWGFLDGSIRWLVGDFYVTGTIDTSSTVLIAVVAFGLSMDYELFLLSRIKEQHDAGASTEDSVANGLQRSGRIITAAALVLAFSFGAFATSGVTIMKALGLGIAFAILVDATIVRALLVPALMKLFGKANWWAPKWMKAIYKKVGLDH; this is encoded by the coding sequence ATGAACCGTTTGGGTAGCTTTCTCGTGCGACACAGCAAGCTTGCCCTGTTTGGGTTCATCTCACTGATTCTGCTGTCGAGCGTCTGGGGCTTTCAGTCATTTGGCCAGCTAAAGGCCGGTGGCTACGAAAACCCATACAGTGACTCAACCAAGGTAATGGATATCCTGACCGATACCTACGAGGAGTCCACCCCCGAGGTAGTAATCGTGGTGGATTTTGAGGCTGGCGTTGATGCTGAATCAAGCGCAACCAGCACCAATAACCTGGTCAAAGAATTGCGCGAAGTCTCTGGCGTAGACAGTGTTGACAGCTACTACTCACTCGGCCGCCCGGCCTCTCTAATCAGCGATGACGGCAAGGCCACCTACGTATTTGTAGACGTTGAGGATGACGTAACCCAGGCAACTGTGGCCGCCGGGATTGCCGACGAGTTCTCGGGAGAATACGAAACCGCTCAGGTTTATGTGGCCGGCTTTGCCACCGTTACCGCATCAATCAACTCGGTAATCGAGCACGACCTAGCCCGCACCGAGGCCATTGCCGTTCCACTGACCATCATTCTGCTGGTCTTTGTTTTTGGTTCACTCATGGCATCTGGACTGCCGCTGCTGGTTGGCGGCTTGGCCATCATCGGTTCATTCTTCTTTGTTTGGATTTCGACTCAGGTCACCGATACATCGGTGTTTGCACTGAATCTGATCACCGGCCTGGGATTGGGTCTCGGCATCGACTACGCCCTACTGATGGTCAACCGGTTCCGTGAAGAACGCGCGGTCGGAAAGTCGGTGGCAGATGCGACAGTTAGAACCGTCGAGTCAGCCGGAAGAACCGTGCTGTTCTCTGGTTTGACCGTGGCCATCGTTCTGGCCTCGCTGTTCTTCTTTCCGCAGTACTTCCTAAAGTCCTTTGCCCTCGGTGGCGTTGTTGTGGTTCTGCTCTCAGTTGCCGCAGCACTGATTGCCCTGCCGGCCATGCTCAACCTGATGGGTGACCGGGTCAATAAGTGGCGCATCATCAAGCGCGACCTTACTCCAAAAGAATCAGGCGCTTGGGGCAACATTGCGCGATTTGTAATGAAGCGCCCGGTTGCCGTACTGCTGGTTGCAACTCTTGCTCTCGGTGGCCTTGCCTCTCTCTCGGTCAACGCTCAATTTGGTCAGGTTGATGACCGAATCTTGCCGCAGTCCGAACCGGCCGCAATCGCTAGCAACGTAATCCGTGACCGTTTCACAGCCAAAGAGGGCTCTCCGATTGAGATCATTCTTGATGGTGCCAGCGCATCACAGGTAGAGCAGTATGTGCTTGAGCTTTCAGAGCTTGACCACATCGTCTCGGTGAGGTCTTCGGTGGGTTTTGCTGCCGAGGGTGCCATGCTGCCGCAGTTTGGTCCGGGCATTGAGGCTTATGCCAACGGCAATTACCAGCGCGTGACCGCAATTCATGACATTGATTCGCGCTCTCCTGAAGGCGTTGCCATCACCGATGCGATTCGCGCAATCGAGACCCCAGATTATGAGGTTTTGGTCGGCGGCTCGGCGGCGATTTACACCGATTCTCAGCGCGGCATCGAGGAGCAATTGCCAACAGCCCTGATCTGGATTGTGGTCTCCACACTGGTCTTGCTGTTCCTCTTTACCGGATCGGTGCTGCTACCGATCAAAGCCGTGTTGCTGAACATTTTGTCTTTGGGTGCGACTATCGGTTTCATAACCTGGGGCTTCCTCGACGGCAGCATCCGTTGGCTGGTTGGTGACTTCTACGTCACCGGCACCATCGACACATCGTCCACCGTGCTTATTGCTGTGGTTGCATTTGGTCTATCGATGGACTACGAACTATTTTTGCTCAGCCGAATCAAAGAGCAGCACGACGCGGGTGCCAGCACCGAAGACTCGGTAGCTAACGGACTGCAGCGATCGGGGCGAATCATCACGGCTGCTGCCCTGGTTTTGGCATTCAGTTTCGGCGCATTCGCAACCAGTGGCGTGACCATTATGAAAGCGCTTGGCCTAGGCATTGCCTTTGCCATTTTGGTTGATGCCACAATTGTGCGCGCGCTTTTGGTGCCGGCTCTGATGAAGTTGTTTGGCAAGGCCAACTGGTGGGCACCTAAGTGGATGAAGGCTATTTATAAGAAGGTTGGGCTCGACCACTAA
- a CDS encoding DUF2834 domain-containing protein translates to METKRRSAAIYFFILSGIGLITAWYFNALAVMAGEDYLVEGFTSNVDWVLSLDLLIVGFAAMGFIIIEGRRQKMKHLWVYIALAFVTAAAFTVPLFLGMRELKLARDERQARAA, encoded by the coding sequence ATGGAAACCAAACGACGTTCAGCAGCAATCTATTTCTTTATTCTTTCAGGTATCGGCCTCATTACTGCCTGGTACTTCAATGCTTTGGCTGTTATGGCCGGCGAAGACTACCTAGTCGAAGGTTTCACCAGCAATGTGGACTGGGTGCTTTCACTAGACCTATTGATTGTTGGCTTTGCTGCGATGGGGTTCATCATCATTGAGGGGCGCCGTCAAAAAATGAAGCACCTCTGGGTTTACATCGCGTTGGCTTTTGTAACGGCAGCGGCCTTCACCGTGCCTCTGTTCTTGGGAATGCGTGAACTCAAGTTGGCTCGCGACGAACGCCAAGCCAGAGCGGCCTAA
- a CDS encoding ATP-dependent DNA helicase — MEQVVLSAEQRHLFEYIEESENNIFVTGRAGTGKSTLLSYLIENTKKKVAVCAPTGVAALNVGGVTIHSLFGFPFGILGTEDIGRHLSRRTREVLAAIDMLVIDEVSMVNADLMDTMSRAMGIARGRRKLPFGGAQVVMFGDPYQLAPVPPSDPQDRAYMAENYQSGWFFDAHVWREDSLERYELSEIFRQHDEHFKEILNAIRDGSCTQEMLDYINQCGNRFPPHDDVIRLATINASVNAVNSTRMARIDSPPKRFDAVFSAADEKAFGRTLPADPVLELKVGAQVMFIKNDDSSTKKGPTGPIKRWVNGTIGHVLELPSSGGVIVEADGERLEVGRSTWEKVRYEIDEQFDEESGRVKEVLIAVPLAEFQQIPLRLAWAVTVHKSQGQTYDEVVIDMGRGAFSPGQTYVALSRVRSLEGLYLTRAIRMSDVMVDEDVLRFMQGVRQAPIEKLF; from the coding sequence ATGGAACAGGTTGTACTCTCGGCCGAGCAGCGCCACCTCTTTGAGTACATCGAAGAGTCTGAAAACAATATCTTTGTCACCGGCCGCGCTGGTACCGGTAAATCAACGCTGCTTAGCTACCTGATTGAAAACACCAAAAAGAAGGTTGCCGTTTGCGCGCCTACCGGGGTGGCTGCACTAAATGTGGGCGGTGTGACGATTCACTCACTGTTTGGGTTTCCGTTTGGAATCTTGGGCACCGAGGACATTGGTCGCCATCTCAGCCGCCGAACTCGCGAGGTGCTGGCCGCTATCGACATGCTTGTCATCGATGAGGTATCGATGGTCAATGCCGACCTGATGGACACCATGAGCCGTGCGATGGGAATTGCCCGCGGCCGCCGAAAGCTACCATTTGGTGGAGCCCAGGTAGTCATGTTTGGCGACCCATACCAACTGGCACCGGTGCCACCGAGCGACCCTCAAGACCGGGCTTACATGGCCGAGAACTACCAGAGCGGCTGGTTCTTTGACGCCCATGTTTGGCGCGAAGACAGCCTTGAGCGCTACGAACTGAGTGAGATTTTCCGCCAGCACGACGAACACTTCAAAGAGATCCTCAACGCTATTCGAGATGGCTCTTGCACTCAAGAGATGCTCGACTACATCAACCAGTGCGGCAACCGGTTCCCACCGCACGATGACGTTATTCGCCTAGCCACCATCAATGCCTCGGTCAATGCGGTTAACAGCACCCGGATGGCCCGCATCGATTCGCCACCAAAGCGGTTTGACGCAGTGTTTAGTGCCGCTGATGAAAAGGCCTTTGGTCGCACCCTCCCGGCCGACCCAGTTCTTGAACTCAAGGTTGGCGCGCAGGTTATGTTCATCAAGAACGACGACTCGAGTACCAAAAAGGGCCCGACCGGTCCAATTAAACGCTGGGTCAACGGAACCATCGGTCATGTGCTTGAGCTACCGAGCTCGGGTGGTGTGATTGTTGAAGCTGACGGTGAGCGCCTTGAAGTTGGCCGATCAACCTGGGAAAAGGTTCGCTACGAAATTGACGAGCAGTTCGACGAAGAGTCGGGCCGGGTCAAAGAGGTATTGATTGCTGTGCCGCTGGCAGAGTTTCAGCAGATTCCGCTTCGGCTTGCCTGGGCGGTAACGGTTCATAAATCGCAGGGCCAAACCTACGACGAGGTTGTTATCGATATGGGTCGCGGCGCCTTTAGCCCGGGCCAAACTTACGTTGCGCTCAGCCGTGTGCGCTCGCTCGAGGGGCTGTATCTAACCCGCGCGATTCGCATGAGTGATGTCATGGTTGATGAAGACGTGCTGCGTTTTATGCAGGGTGTGCGCCAAGCGCCAATCGAAAAGCTCTTTTAG
- a CDS encoding cytochrome c oxidase assembly protein, with product MSSPTNTQSVQRASLASAALIGAGLIAVVAGLLIGGGAAAQALADPGEVVRWGLPVAKLVMNFSMAIAIGTLIFAAFSLSQANPLLARAQVISSIAAAVWAVAGAVNFLFTYLSVAGVGVSTSESFSNSLWLFATEIELGQMLALNLVAAVILNTLTISIRNLTATAMLAALGLASLIPLALIGHAAGSENHGMAVNSIGIHLVAVTIWVGGLFALFVVRGRDAAEASVLTKRYSSLALLAFVLVAVSGLGSAWVRIPDLASLNSPYGHLLLLKVVTLAILGVVGALYRRNLIARISEGANKAKAFWSLVAVEFGIMGAAIGLATALARTASPKDGELIGEVTPAQILTGSPLPPELTPIRLLTEWKLDLVWLIIGVGAIWMYLAGVRRLAKRGDKWPIGRTVSWIAGMLVLIYTTSGALNAYQEYLFSMHMIGHMILAMGIPVLLVPGAPVTLLMRAAEKRQDGSRGMREWVLWAVHTKYAQFVAHPIVAAILFASSLVTFYYTPLFAWATNEHLGHEWMVVHFLITGYLFAQALIGVDPGPVRLAYPLRLLMLIGTMAFHAFFGLSLMDGSGLLLSDWYGAMGRTWGETPLEDQHTGGAIAWGIGELPTAALTIIVSVQWFKADGREAKRLDRASDRTGNQDVEAYNQMLAKLNARKEER from the coding sequence GTGAGTTCTCCCACCAACACCCAATCAGTTCAGCGCGCCTCTCTGGCTAGCGCTGCACTTATCGGTGCTGGTTTGATTGCTGTGGTTGCCGGCCTGTTGATTGGTGGCGGCGCGGCCGCGCAGGCTCTGGCCGACCCGGGTGAAGTGGTTCGATGGGGCCTACCGGTTGCCAAACTGGTTATGAACTTCTCGATGGCCATTGCCATTGGCACACTGATTTTTGCCGCATTCAGCCTGAGCCAAGCAAACCCACTACTGGCCAGGGCTCAGGTTATCTCGAGCATTGCGGCCGCAGTTTGGGCCGTGGCCGGTGCGGTCAACTTTCTATTCACCTATTTGTCGGTCGCCGGCGTTGGTGTCTCAACCAGCGAGAGCTTTAGTAACAGCCTTTGGCTATTTGCCACCGAAATTGAACTTGGGCAGATGTTGGCCCTAAACCTCGTGGCCGCAGTAATCCTGAACACCCTGACGATTTCGATTAGAAACCTAACCGCCACCGCGATGCTGGCCGCGCTTGGTCTGGCCTCACTTATTCCACTGGCGCTGATCGGCCACGCCGCCGGAAGCGAAAACCACGGAATGGCGGTCAACTCGATCGGCATCCACCTGGTTGCCGTAACCATCTGGGTTGGCGGGCTGTTTGCACTGTTTGTGGTGCGCGGCCGCGATGCCGCCGAGGCATCGGTGCTTACCAAGCGCTACTCAAGTTTGGCTCTGCTGGCTTTTGTTCTGGTGGCCGTCTCTGGTTTGGGTTCTGCCTGGGTGCGCATTCCAGATCTGGCCTCACTAAACTCCCCTTACGGCCACCTGCTGCTGCTGAAGGTTGTGACCCTGGCAATTCTTGGTGTGGTTGGCGCCCTTTACCGCCGCAACCTGATTGCCCGCATATCCGAGGGCGCAAACAAGGCCAAGGCGTTTTGGTCTTTGGTGGCGGTTGAGTTTGGCATCATGGGTGCGGCCATCGGCTTGGCCACTGCCCTGGCCCGAACCGCATCACCTAAAGACGGTGAGCTCATCGGTGAAGTAACCCCGGCCCAGATTCTTACCGGTTCACCATTGCCACCAGAACTCACCCCGATCAGACTGCTGACCGAGTGGAAACTGGACCTGGTTTGGCTGATTATCGGTGTGGGTGCAATTTGGATGTACCTTGCCGGCGTGCGCCGCTTGGCTAAGCGCGGCGATAAGTGGCCAATTGGCCGCACGGTGTCTTGGATTGCCGGAATGCTGGTGTTGATTTACACCACCAGCGGAGCCCTAAATGCCTACCAAGAGTATCTATTCAGCATGCACATGATTGGCCACATGATTTTGGCCATGGGCATTCCGGTGCTTTTGGTGCCTGGCGCTCCGGTAACCCTATTGATGCGCGCAGCCGAAAAGCGCCAAGATGGCTCTCGAGGAATGCGCGAGTGGGTACTTTGGGCGGTTCACACCAAGTACGCGCAATTTGTTGCGCACCCGATTGTGGCAGCGATTTTGTTTGCCAGCTCGCTGGTCACTTTTTACTACACACCTCTATTTGCTTGGGCAACCAACGAGCACCTTGGTCACGAGTGGATGGTGGTTCACTTCTTGATCACGGGTTACCTATTTGCGCAGGCACTCATCGGGGTTGACCCGGGGCCGGTGCGCCTGGCCTACCCGCTGCGCTTGCTGATGCTGATTGGCACCATGGCTTTTCACGCATTCTTTGGTTTATCACTGATGGACGGCTCGGGGCTGCTACTTTCGGACTGGTACGGAGCCATGGGTAGAACCTGGGGCGAGACCCCGCTCGAGGACCAGCACACCGGTGGTGCGATTGCCTGGGGTATTGGTGAGCTGCCGACTGCGGCACTGACGATTATTGTCTCGGTGCAGTGGTTCAAGGCTGACGGGCGTGAGGCTAAGCGTCTTGACCGCGCCAGCGACCGAACCGGCAACCAAGACGTGGAGGCATATAACCAGATGCTGGCCAAGCTAAACGCACGAAAGGAGGAGCGCTAA
- a CDS encoding methyltransferase family protein has translation MSDKAKGNLLVIGQFGLLIGIVMMGIDEPVELWAYIGGVLFIAPGILILFFALRDLGASLTANPVPKEKGKLVTTGLYQTIRHPIYTGLLLASFGSVVQSMAFVKLVFWLLLVALITYKAIWEESLLEKKYQGYAEYKKQTGRFLPKRKK, from the coding sequence ATGAGCGATAAAGCCAAAGGCAACCTCTTAGTCATTGGGCAGTTTGGTCTGCTCATCGGCATTGTCATGATGGGCATCGATGAACCCGTTGAGCTCTGGGCCTACATCGGTGGGGTTTTGTTTATTGCCCCGGGAATTTTGATTTTGTTCTTCGCTCTGCGAGACCTAGGTGCCTCGCTGACCGCCAACCCGGTGCCAAAAGAAAAAGGCAAGCTGGTGACCACTGGTCTGTACCAAACCATTCGCCACCCTATCTATACCGGCCTGCTACTAGCCAGCTTTGGTTCTGTGGTGCAGTCAATGGCGTTTGTGAAGCTGGTTTTCTGGTTGCTGCTAGTGGCTCTGATTACCTACAAGGCAATCTGGGAGGAATCTCTGCTGGAGAAGAAGTACCAAGGTTATGCCGAGTACAAGAAGCAGACCGGCCGCTTTCTGCCCAAGCGTAAAAAGTAA
- a CDS encoding HU family DNA-binding protein, with the protein MSLNKSELVAAVAASTGESQAAVNRVVDAVFETIAKTVADGGKVTIPGWLSVEKGHRAARTGRNPQTGATIQIAAANTVKVSAGSKLKAAVK; encoded by the coding sequence ATGTCTCTAAACAAGAGCGAACTAGTAGCAGCAGTTGCTGCAAGCACCGGCGAGTCACAGGCTGCTGTTAACCGTGTTGTTGACGCAGTATTCGAGACCATTGCAAAGACCGTTGCTGACGGCGGCAAGGTTACCATCCCAGGCTGGCTATCAGTAGAGAAGGGCCACCGTGCAGCTCGCACCGGTCGCAACCCTCAGACTGGTGCAACCATCCAGATCGCAGCTGCAAACACCGTTAAGGTTTCAGCTGGTTCAAAGCTAAAGGCTGCAGTTAAGTAA
- the rpsN gene encoding 30S ribosomal protein S14 has protein sequence MAKKSKIAKNEQRKVIVERYAEKRLALKKALVDPNSTDAQREEARLGLQKLPRNASPVRLRNRDAIDGRPRGVLAKFGVSRVRFRDMAHKGELPGITKSSW, from the coding sequence ATGGCTAAGAAGAGCAAGATCGCTAAGAACGAGCAGCGCAAAGTAATCGTTGAGCGTTACGCAGAGAAGCGCCTAGCACTGAAGAAGGCTTTGGTTGACCCTAACTCAACCGACGCACAGCGCGAAGAGGCACGTCTAGGCCTACAGAAGCTTCCACGCAACGCTTCACCGGTACGTCTACGTAACCGTGACGCGATCGATGGTCGCCCACGTGGTGTTCTAGCTAAGTTCGGTGTGTCACGTGTTCGCTTCCGCGACATGGCTCACAAGGGCGAGCTTCCAGGCATCACCAAGTCTTCTTGGTAA
- the rpmG gene encoding 50S ribosomal protein L33, producing the protein MAKKDKDIRPIIKLRSTAGTGYTYVTKKNRRNDPDRIVLKKYDPVVRQHVEFREER; encoded by the coding sequence ATGGCTAAGAAGGACAAGGACATCCGTCCTATCATCAAGCTTCGTTCGACTGCAGGCACTGGTTACACCTACGTAACCAAGAAGAACCGTCGCAACGACCCAGACCGTATCGTTCTGAAGAAGTACGACCCAGTTGTGCGTCAGCACGTTGAATTCCGCGAGGAGCGCTAA
- the rpmB gene encoding 50S ribosomal protein L28 gives MAAYCQVTEKAPQFGHHVSHAQNKTKRRFNPNIQKKTYFVPSMKRNVTLQVSARGIKVIDVRGIEAVVAEILARGEKI, from the coding sequence ATGGCAGCTTATTGCCAGGTCACCGAGAAAGCGCCGCAGTTTGGCCACCACGTCTCGCACGCCCAGAACAAGACCAAGCGTCGCTTCAACCCAAACATCCAGAAGAAGACTTACTTCGTTCCTTCAATGAAGCGCAACGTAACTCTTCAGGTGAGCGCTCGCGGCATCAAGGTAATTGACGTGCGCGGTATCGAGGCTGTTGTAGCCGAGATTCTTGCGCGTGGCGAGAAGATCTAA
- a CDS encoding Fur family transcriptional regulator, producing the protein MKNIEAADAAKAPGKPAKRNTPQKDAVRHALGEAIGFVSAQQLHQILKNHGSTIGLATVYRALADLAASGDADSLQSKEGEVLYRACTTEHHHHLICRKCGLTVEIEAHRVEAWADQVATEHGFTNPSHTIDIFGVCKDCQA; encoded by the coding sequence ATGAAAAATATCGAAGCGGCTGACGCCGCTAAGGCGCCGGGCAAGCCGGCCAAACGGAACACGCCCCAAAAAGATGCGGTCCGCCACGCCCTCGGTGAGGCAATTGGCTTTGTTAGCGCCCAACAGCTGCACCAGATTCTGAAAAATCACGGATCTACTATTGGCTTGGCCACGGTTTATCGAGCGCTTGCCGACTTAGCGGCCAGCGGAGACGCCGACTCTCTGCAGAGCAAAGAGGGCGAGGTGCTCTACCGCGCCTGCACTACCGAACACCACCACCACCTGATTTGCCGCAAGTGTGGACTGACCGTTGAGATTGAAGCACACCGCGTCGAAGCCTGGGCAGACCAGGTAGCCACCGAACACGGATTCACTAATCCGAGCCACACAATTGACATTTTTGGCGTCTGCAAAGACTGCCAAGCCTAA
- a CDS encoding metal ABC transporter permease, with amino-acid sequence MVLFDFSNYDQLLPLVTNSLIAGALLALVGGLIGIFVMNRDMSFAVHGISELSFAGAAFALLAGVNVVFGSVIGSIAAALIIGALGAKAKERNSIVAVLMPAGLGLGILALALYEGRAANKFGLLTGQIVAIDDPQLAWLAGICLVVLITLALVWRPLNFASLDPDVAAARGVPTRTLSVVFMLLLGLAVAASVQVVGALLVLSLLVTPAAAALRLTASPVLAPMLSVVFAVTSVIGGILLALGAGLPISPYVTTISFLIYAVARVIERIKK; translated from the coding sequence ATGGTGCTTTTTGACTTCTCAAACTACGACCAGCTGTTGCCGCTGGTTACTAACTCACTGATTGCCGGCGCATTGCTGGCCTTAGTCGGCGGGCTAATCGGTATTTTTGTGATGAACCGCGACATGTCTTTTGCGGTTCATGGAATCAGCGAACTGAGCTTTGCCGGTGCTGCTTTTGCCCTACTGGCTGGCGTAAACGTGGTGTTCGGAAGCGTGATTGGTTCGATCGCTGCCGCCCTAATCATCGGGGCACTTGGCGCCAAAGCCAAAGAGCGCAATTCAATCGTTGCGGTGCTAATGCCGGCCGGACTTGGCCTGGGTATCTTGGCACTGGCACTTTATGAGGGCCGAGCCGCCAACAAATTTGGCCTACTCACCGGTCAGATTGTTGCGATTGATGACCCACAGCTAGCCTGGCTGGCCGGCATCTGCCTGGTGGTCCTGATTACCCTCGCGCTGGTTTGGCGCCCGCTCAACTTTGCCAGCCTTGACCCAGATGTCGCTGCCGCTCGAGGCGTGCCAACCAGAACCCTATCCGTGGTCTTCATGCTCTTGCTTGGCCTTGCGGTTGCCGCCAGCGTTCAGGTAGTTGGTGCGCTGTTGGTGCTCAGCCTGCTGGTAACCCCAGCCGCAGCAGCGCTTAGGCTCACTGCCTCGCCGGTTTTGGCACCGATGCTCTCAGTGGTTTTTGCCGTCACCAGCGTGATTGGCGGAATCCTCTTGGCCCTAGGAGCGGGTCTACCAATTAGCCCTTATGTGACCACGATCTCGTTCTTGATTTACGCAGTTGCTCGAGTAATTGAGCGGATCAAAAAATGA
- a CDS encoding metal ABC transporter ATP-binding protein, translating to MAPVLEIQNATFEVSGEQGEARTLWSNLSLEVKPQEFIAVIGANGSGKTSLLKAILGQEPLVAGSIEINGKLIHRGNRQVGYIPQHRVLDAGTPLRARDVLRLGLDGHRFGLPLPSRKAKARVEHILGCIDGFELAKKPIGELSGGELQRLRVGQAVIGEPDLILADEPLSALDLHQQKTIAELLDRERREHDAAVLFVTHDVNPILSMVDRVLYLANGKFRIGTPDEVLTSEVLSELYGTPVDVLRNQGRIVVVGTQDHDHHPDEVWN from the coding sequence ATGGCTCCAGTACTGGAGATTCAAAACGCAACCTTTGAAGTTTCGGGTGAACAGGGTGAAGCCCGCACGCTGTGGAGCAATCTCTCGCTCGAGGTAAAACCTCAGGAGTTCATCGCAGTTATTGGTGCCAATGGGTCGGGCAAGACCTCACTGCTCAAGGCAATTTTGGGCCAGGAGCCACTCGTGGCCGGCTCGATCGAAATCAACGGAAAGCTAATTCACCGAGGCAACCGTCAGGTCGGATACATTCCGCAGCACCGAGTGCTTGATGCCGGTACTCCCCTGCGTGCCCGAGATGTCTTGCGCCTGGGTCTAGACGGCCACCGATTTGGGCTCCCGCTGCCTAGCCGCAAGGCCAAGGCACGTGTTGAGCACATACTGGGTTGCATCGATGGTTTTGAGCTAGCCAAGAAGCCGATCGGTGAGCTTTCGGGCGGAGAGCTACAGCGCCTGCGCGTTGGCCAGGCGGTGATTGGCGAGCCAGACCTGATTTTGGCCGACGAGCCACTGAGCGCTCTAGACCTGCACCAGCAAAAGACTATTGCCGAACTGCTTGATCGTGAACGCCGTGAACATGATGCGGCCGTGCTGTTTGTGACTCACGACGTGAACCCAATTTTGTCGATGGTTGATCGAGTGCTTTACCTGGCCAATGGCAAGTTCCGAATCGGTACTCCAGATGAGGTTCTGACCAGTGAGGTTTTGAGTGAGCTTTATGGCACGCCGGTTGATGTTCTGCGCAACCAAGGCCGAATTGTTGTGGTTGGCACACAAGATCACGACCACCACCCAGATGAGGTGTGGAACTAA
- a CDS encoding metal ABC transporter substrate-binding protein, whose protein sequence is MKNFMVKSVAALSVVALIAIALGLSGCAQAPKEWSAGNGEIKIVASTNIWASISVEALGKDVATAHALIYNINQDPHSFEASARDQLVINQADIVVMNGGGYDDFMTTLVAAAENKPTLINAVDIVGTRDDGNEHVWLDIDRVRAFGETLSAQVVADYPDLTEKLAANLATFNANIDDLSADQAELKAKANGAQVIQTEALVSYLLEDTGFVDATPTEMSEAVEEERDIPPLAMQQVQQLIDAGKISAILSPFGGYDSSSPEWTGNVATLGFYEILSMDPDTYEQYDKSYFDYVNSCIRTLEVGLE, encoded by the coding sequence ATGAAGAACTTCATGGTCAAGTCAGTGGCGGCACTCTCGGTCGTTGCGCTCATCGCAATTGCCCTTGGGCTCAGCGGATGCGCGCAGGCACCTAAAGAGTGGTCGGCCGGCAACGGTGAGATCAAGATTGTTGCCAGCACCAACATCTGGGCCAGTATTTCGGTCGAGGCCCTGGGCAAGGATGTGGCCACCGCCCACGCTCTGATTTACAACATCAATCAAGACCCACATTCTTTTGAAGCATCAGCCCGCGACCAGCTGGTGATTAACCAAGCCGACATCGTTGTGATGAATGGTGGCGGGTACGACGACTTTATGACCACCTTGGTTGCTGCGGCCGAAAACAAACCAACGCTGATCAACGCGGTTGATATTGTTGGTACCCGCGATGACGGCAACGAGCACGTCTGGCTTGACATTGACCGAGTTCGTGCATTTGGCGAGACGCTGAGTGCTCAGGTGGTGGCCGACTACCCTGACCTAACTGAAAAACTGGCAGCCAACCTTGCTACTTTCAATGCCAACATCGATGACCTGTCGGCTGACCAAGCTGAACTAAAAGCAAAAGCAAATGGCGCCCAGGTTATTCAGACCGAGGCCCTTGTGTCATACCTGCTTGAAGACACCGGTTTTGTAGACGCCACCCCAACCGAGATGTCTGAAGCGGTGGAAGAGGAACGCGACATTCCACCACTGGCTATGCAACAGGTTCAGCAGCTGATTGATGCCGGCAAAATCAGCGCGATTTTGTCACCATTCGGCGGCTATGACTCGAGCTCACCGGAGTGGACCGGAAACGTGGCGACCCTAGGCTTCTACGAGATTTTGTCGATGGACCCAGACACCTACGAGCAGTACGACAAGTCCTATTTTGACTACGTAAACAGCTGCATACGAACCCTAGAAGTAGGTCTCGAGTAA